The following proteins come from a genomic window of Andrena cerasifolii isolate SP2316 chromosome 6, iyAndCera1_principal, whole genome shotgun sequence:
- the LOC143369570 gene encoding uncharacterized protein LOC143369570 isoform X2, whose translation MGNVAHNYTVPRLDKSRRASPSNDITAASRSRSSIEGATGKDPPKQRVNSIRAVSVTSTLTSSAEESRHHPSRNDWKSKIADDKAKDRNGNPFEWNGARWSKAGQAYGPRFPSSSRVVHGIQDGGVLYYHRGRDWFRLGARCVARISNRTAAEAASRGRCASSRRARGRRDNGRRSILKRGGRQPRPREQLLRRRRAANQQLVAVVAEEPSRKQNADGPPSSVQSSRKRRVGIVENQYVAESDGGSSSVCELVRGLERLFGDRENGNVVAAMRSKKQQSAEEEAAVDPIEANETYDEFDTVRMPVVRSLSKSPQSDEGIETDPERRRGPVARCWSLDSAAASDEDASLTTHQLKRHKLRVTRCCSSDSAVLSDEDQIKGWDNSNMVEGSESEHNEGRPRYWRTPSVVVSDYSDYSYLDEKLERNDLDLEKYDGTSGTPSQASSCSCLDCDEIRESLDNQFLQVCRSRRHSDSCCLCLDSMNAAATRTFNEAGTRRNSCLDTTNSYYSKLDSQFLQYSQDNSADVQEKTKVELLDIPPARKISDCSTSSLSGDESDITELQQVKPSRITNGPLRRSIETLYRLPPGTRGVSGREAESSGDQGGRRSV comes from the exons ATGGGGAACGTGGCGCACAATTATACAGTCCCAAGATTAGATAAGAGCCG TCGAGCGTCTCCGTCGAACGACATCACTGCGGCGAGTCGGTCCCGAAGCAGCATCGAGGGAGCTACGGGAAAGGATCCGCCGAAGCAGAGGGTGAATTCCATCAGGGCCGTTAGCGTGACGTCCACATTAACGTCGAGCGCGGAAGAGTCGCGGCACCATCCCAGCCGAAACGACTGGAAAAGCAAAATCGCCGATGATAAAGCCAAGGATCGTAACGGAAATCCTTTCGAATGGAACGGTGCCCGATGGTCGAAAGCGGGTCAGGCTTACGGGCCGCGTTTCCCGTCTAGTTCCCGCGTGGTCCACGGAATTCAAGATGGCGGCGTCCTCTACTACCACCGCGGTCGCGATTGGTTCAGGCTCGGTGCGCGATGCGTGGCCCGTATTTCAAATCGAACGGCAGCCGAGGCAGCGTCCAGAGGACGATGCGCGTCCTCTCGGAGAGCTCGCGGTCGACGTGACAACGGTCGTCGCTCTATCTTGAAGCGCGGAGGAAGGCAGCCGCGGCCGAGGGAACAGCTGTTGCGACGACGCCGCGCGGCCAACCAGCAACTGGTGGCGGTCGTCGCGGAGGAGCCGTCGCGGAAGCAGAACGCCGACGGGCCGCCCTCGAGCGTGCAGAGCTCGCGGAAGCGGCGCGTCGGTATCGTGGAGAATCAGTACGTCGCCGAGAGCGACGGCGGTTCGTCTTCGGTATGCGAGCTGGTGCGCGGCCTAGAGCGGCTATTCGGCGATAGAGAGAACGGCAACGTGGTAGCCGCGATGAGGTCGAAGAAGCAGCAGAGCGCCGAAGAGGAAGCCGCCGTCGATCCGATAGAGGCGAACGAGACCTACGACGAGTTCGACACGGTCAGGATGCCGGTGGTCCGATCCCTGAGCAAGAGCCCGCAGAGCGACGAGGGCATCGAGACGGATCCCGAGCGGAGGAGGGGCCCCGTCGCCCGTTGCTGGAGCCTCGATTCAGCCGCGGCCAGCGACGAGGACGCCTCGCTCACCACGCACCAGCTTAAACGGCACAAACTACGGGTCACTAGATGCTGTAGCTCCGACAGCGCGGTGCTGAGCGACGAGGATCAAATAAAAG GATGGGATAACTCAAACATGGTGGAAGGTAGCGAGTCCGAGCACAACGAGGGGAGGCCCAGATACTGGAGAACCCCGAGCGTGGTTGTCAGCGACTATTCGGATTACTCTTATCTGGACGAGAAGCTCGAGAGGAACGACCTAGACCTTGAGAAGTACGATGGAACCAGTGGAACCCCGAGCCAAGCGAGCAGTTGCTCCTGCCTGGATTGCGACGAGATACGAGAATCATTAGATAACCAGTTCCTACAGGTCTGTCGAAGCAGGCGACATTCTGACTCCTGCTGCCTGTGCCTCGATTCTATGAATGCCGCTGCGACGAG AACCTTCAACGAGGCTGGAACTCGGAGGAATTCCTGCTTGGACACTACCAATTCCTACTACTCGAAGCTCGACTCGCAGTTTCTGCAATACAGCCAGGACAACTCTGCGGATGTACAGGAGAAAACTAAGGTCGAGCTGCTGGACATTCCACCAGCTAGGAAGATCTCCGACTGCTCCACCTCCAGCCTCAGCGGAGATGAATCCGACATCACTGAACTTCAGCAAGTTAAACCGTCTAGG ATAACCAACGGTCCACTGCGACGCTCCATCGAGACGCTCTATCGGCTGCCGCCAGGAACCAGAGGAGTTTCAGGACGAGAAGCTGAGAGCTCAGGCGACCAGGGAGGCCGCCGATCTGTCTAA
- the LOC143369570 gene encoding uncharacterized protein LOC143369570 isoform X1, translated as MGNVAHNYTVPRLDKSRRASPSNDITAASRSRSSIEGATGKDPPKQRVNSIRAVSVTSTLTSSAEESRHHPSRNDWKSKIADDKAKDRNGNPFEWNGARWSKAGQAYGPRFPSSSRVVHGIQDGGVLYYHRGRDWFRLGARCVARISNRTAAEAASRGRCASSRRARGRRDNGRRSILKRGGRQPRPREQLLRRRRAANQQLVAVVAEEPSRKQNADGPPSSVQSSRKRRVGIVENQYVAESDGGSSSVCELVRGLERLFGDRENGNVVAAMRSKKQQSAEEEAAVDPIEANETYDEFDTVRMPVVRSLSKSPQSDEGIETDPERRRGPVARCWSLDSAAASDEDASLTTHQLKRHKLRVTRCCSSDSAVLSDEDQIKGWDNSNMVEGSESEHNEGRPRYWRTPSVVVSDYSDYSYLDEKLERNDLDLEKYDGTSGTPSQASSCSCLDCDEIRESLDNQFLQVCRSRRHSDSCCLCLDSMNAAATRTFNEAGTRRNSCLDTTNSYYSKLDSQFLQYSQDNSADVQEKTKVELLDIPPARKISDCSTSSLSGDESDITELQQVKPSRREEAFKRPTIVGETRSGGLLKSDVDTLSKFYHSPSSSPVAIGTRENRIPVRRERMFVVLDNQRSTATLHRDALSAAARNQRSFRTRS; from the exons ATGGGGAACGTGGCGCACAATTATACAGTCCCAAGATTAGATAAGAGCCG TCGAGCGTCTCCGTCGAACGACATCACTGCGGCGAGTCGGTCCCGAAGCAGCATCGAGGGAGCTACGGGAAAGGATCCGCCGAAGCAGAGGGTGAATTCCATCAGGGCCGTTAGCGTGACGTCCACATTAACGTCGAGCGCGGAAGAGTCGCGGCACCATCCCAGCCGAAACGACTGGAAAAGCAAAATCGCCGATGATAAAGCCAAGGATCGTAACGGAAATCCTTTCGAATGGAACGGTGCCCGATGGTCGAAAGCGGGTCAGGCTTACGGGCCGCGTTTCCCGTCTAGTTCCCGCGTGGTCCACGGAATTCAAGATGGCGGCGTCCTCTACTACCACCGCGGTCGCGATTGGTTCAGGCTCGGTGCGCGATGCGTGGCCCGTATTTCAAATCGAACGGCAGCCGAGGCAGCGTCCAGAGGACGATGCGCGTCCTCTCGGAGAGCTCGCGGTCGACGTGACAACGGTCGTCGCTCTATCTTGAAGCGCGGAGGAAGGCAGCCGCGGCCGAGGGAACAGCTGTTGCGACGACGCCGCGCGGCCAACCAGCAACTGGTGGCGGTCGTCGCGGAGGAGCCGTCGCGGAAGCAGAACGCCGACGGGCCGCCCTCGAGCGTGCAGAGCTCGCGGAAGCGGCGCGTCGGTATCGTGGAGAATCAGTACGTCGCCGAGAGCGACGGCGGTTCGTCTTCGGTATGCGAGCTGGTGCGCGGCCTAGAGCGGCTATTCGGCGATAGAGAGAACGGCAACGTGGTAGCCGCGATGAGGTCGAAGAAGCAGCAGAGCGCCGAAGAGGAAGCCGCCGTCGATCCGATAGAGGCGAACGAGACCTACGACGAGTTCGACACGGTCAGGATGCCGGTGGTCCGATCCCTGAGCAAGAGCCCGCAGAGCGACGAGGGCATCGAGACGGATCCCGAGCGGAGGAGGGGCCCCGTCGCCCGTTGCTGGAGCCTCGATTCAGCCGCGGCCAGCGACGAGGACGCCTCGCTCACCACGCACCAGCTTAAACGGCACAAACTACGGGTCACTAGATGCTGTAGCTCCGACAGCGCGGTGCTGAGCGACGAGGATCAAATAAAAG GATGGGATAACTCAAACATGGTGGAAGGTAGCGAGTCCGAGCACAACGAGGGGAGGCCCAGATACTGGAGAACCCCGAGCGTGGTTGTCAGCGACTATTCGGATTACTCTTATCTGGACGAGAAGCTCGAGAGGAACGACCTAGACCTTGAGAAGTACGATGGAACCAGTGGAACCCCGAGCCAAGCGAGCAGTTGCTCCTGCCTGGATTGCGACGAGATACGAGAATCATTAGATAACCAGTTCCTACAGGTCTGTCGAAGCAGGCGACATTCTGACTCCTGCTGCCTGTGCCTCGATTCTATGAATGCCGCTGCGACGAG AACCTTCAACGAGGCTGGAACTCGGAGGAATTCCTGCTTGGACACTACCAATTCCTACTACTCGAAGCTCGACTCGCAGTTTCTGCAATACAGCCAGGACAACTCTGCGGATGTACAGGAGAAAACTAAGGTCGAGCTGCTGGACATTCCACCAGCTAGGAAGATCTCCGACTGCTCCACCTCCAGCCTCAGCGGAGATGAATCCGACATCACTGAACTTCAGCAAGTTAAACCGTCTAGG AGAGAAGAAGCGTTTAAACGCCCGACGATCGTCGGTGAAACGCGATCCGGTGGATTGCTGAAAAGTGACGTCGATACTCTCTCTAAATTCTACCACTCCCCCAGCTCCTCGCCTGTGGCTATCGGCACGAGGGAAAATAGAATTCCAGTGAGAAGGGAGAGGATGTTTGTAGTCCTGG ATAACCAACGGTCCACTGCGACGCTCCATCGAGACGCTCTATCGGCTGCCGCCAGGAACCAGAGGAGTTTCAGGACGAGAAGCTGA